In the Paenibacillus sp. FSL R7-0337 genome, CAGGAAATCCTGGAGCATGATTATACTGAGCGTGATCTGATTAATGTTCCGCTGATCATCTCAGCCACCGGTGTTACGACACCGGCACTGAAGGAGCAATTAGGCGGCCAGGTAGACATTCTGCCGACCGTTGCGAATCTGCTCGGGGTCCCGCTGGACTATCATATCCACTTCGGACAGGATTTGCTTAATCAGACAGCATACAACCTGCTGCCGCAGCGCTATTATCTCCCTACGGGGTCCTTCGTTAATAATGAAGAGCTGTTTCTGTCAGGCAGCGGGTTCGAGGACGGCCAGCATTACACCCTGTCCGGTGACGGAATGGATCTGCTTCAATCGACGGAGGATGAATTTACCCGGGCGCTGGAGCTGCTGCGCATGTCCGACAGTTATGTGACGCAATTGCCGGACCGCCCGGTGGAAGAGACGGAACTGAGCGAGTAAATGGACAAAGCCCGGTTCGGGAGATATCTCCTGAACCGGGCTTATTTATGCTTGAGGTGGAGTTAGGGCTGCACCAATCCCGCCTTCTAATCATACACAGATAGAAAAGAAGGGCGGGATGCGGAATGCGTAACAGTAGAAATGAAGAAGAATGGGCGATTGTGCTGGCGGCTGTCTGCGGACAGACCTATACCCAATTTGCCAATGCGGAGGGTGCGTTCGTGGTGCCGGATGGCTTCACGGCCGTGCACAGCTTCCAGGCGAAATCGATGGGCAATGTCTGGGAGCTGTTCGGCTTCATTCTGGAATCTCCGCAGGAGATCATTATAGCCTGGCGCGGAAGCATCTCCACCAATGACTGGCTCTCGAACATGAATGCCGCGCAAAAGAAATTCAAATACATTCAAGAGCCCTGCATGACCCATCGGGGCTTCACCGATATCTATGCATCCGCTCGGGATGCCATTCTCTCTGTGCTTGGTACTCTGACCCCGGAGAAGACGCTATATGTAACAGGCCATAGCCTTGGCGGGGCACTGGCCACCCTATGTGCGCTGGATGTTGCCGCCAATTCTGCCTTCACCGCTCCGCGGCTGTATACCTACGGGTCTCC is a window encoding:
- a CDS encoding lipase family protein translates to MRNSRNEEEWAIVLAAVCGQTYTQFANAEGAFVVPDGFTAVHSFQAKSMGNVWELFGFILESPQEIIIAWRGSISTNDWLSNMNAAQKKFKYIQEPCMTHRGFTDIYASARDAILSVLGTLTPEKTLYVTGHSLGGALATLCALDVAANSAFTAPRLYTYGSPRVGDPDFSKAFSRYVRSSYRYANLFDITTYVPPTVYKLPKQKTKYYYTHVQTLKSLSFQNGSPELNHVIRSYFAVLRLTRPDFTTALCAANPGFCPVPELVT